Proteins encoded by one window of Sphingosinicella sp. BN140058:
- a CDS encoding ankyrin repeat domain-containing protein: MGPLHLAAYNADLEELERLLQSGHDPRARDEQGYTPLLCSCFRGGVGEQLPVVRALLDAGADPNAATEPSDANCLIYAVQSGNADLVSELIDAHVDVNAAADGVTALMQAARDGHDGIVEMLIRSGASPDRRSHGYTAADYARHAGHHDLAARLAITEA, encoded by the coding sequence ATGGGACCGCTGCACCTAGCCGCCTACAATGCCGATCTCGAGGAACTCGAACGCCTGCTGCAATCGGGTCACGATCCTCGGGCTCGAGATGAGCAAGGATATACGCCCCTCCTCTGTTCCTGCTTCCGAGGAGGAGTAGGTGAGCAACTACCCGTCGTCAGAGCATTGCTCGACGCGGGCGCAGATCCCAATGCCGCGACGGAGCCTTCAGACGCGAATTGCCTCATCTACGCGGTTCAAAGCGGCAACGCTGATTTGGTCAGCGAACTTATAGATGCGCACGTGGACGTCAACGCGGCCGCAGACGGAGTCACAGCGCTGATGCAGGCCGCGCGGGATGGACACGACGGCATTGTTGAGATGCTGATCCGGTCGGGAGCGAGTCCGGATCGGCGTTCGCATGGGTACACTGCTGCTGACTACGCTCGTCACGCTGGACATCACGATTTGGCGGCTCGGTTGGCGATAACGGAAGCCTGA
- a CDS encoding CopG family transcriptional regulator: MKVRQNLYIDHELSRALETLAAGSRGNKSHIVNDALKAWLARRGAREVDELLKPRLDRMSREIAGARRDIDVLLESLSLFVRYQLMVTAPLPEADAAARAVGRDRFEAFVAQVGRQIAAGRRTLGPVDPNGGLS; the protein is encoded by the coding sequence ATGAAGGTCCGCCAGAACCTCTATATCGACCACGAGCTCAGCCGGGCACTGGAGACGCTCGCCGCAGGCTCGCGCGGCAACAAGAGCCACATCGTCAACGATGCGCTGAAAGCCTGGCTCGCCCGGCGTGGGGCGCGGGAGGTGGACGAGCTCCTCAAGCCGCGCCTCGACCGGATGTCGCGGGAGATTGCCGGCGCGCGGCGCGACATCGACGTGCTGCTCGAAAGCCTGTCGCTGTTTGTCCGCTACCAGTTGATGGTCACCGCCCCCTTGCCGGAGGCGGATGCCGCCGCGCGCGCGGTCGGGCGCGACCGGTTCGAGGCCTTCGTCGCCCAGGTCGGTCGGCAGATCGCCGCGGGCCGCCGAACGCTCGGACCGGTGGATCCGAACGGAGGCCTGTCGTGA
- a CDS encoding TrbC/VirB2 family protein gives MFRTFVSARLLLTGMAAGLCVTFAGAAHASGSGMPWEEPLQQVLESVQGPVAKIVAVIIIITTGLTLAFGETAGGFRRLIQIVFGLSIAFAASSFFLSFFSFAGGALIA, from the coding sequence ATGTTTCGCACTTTCGTTTCTGCCCGCCTGCTGCTGACCGGCATGGCTGCCGGCCTTTGTGTGACGTTCGCCGGCGCAGCCCATGCCAGCGGCTCCGGCATGCCGTGGGAGGAGCCGCTGCAGCAGGTGCTGGAGTCGGTGCAGGGGCCGGTCGCAAAGATCGTCGCGGTGATCATCATCATCACCACCGGCCTGACGCTTGCCTTTGGCGAGACCGCCGGCGGCTTTCGGCGCCTGATCCAGATCGTGTTCGGCCTGTCGATCGCGTTCGCGGCCTCATCCTTCTTCCTGTCCTTCTTCAGCTTTGCCGGCGGAGCTCTGATCGCATGA
- a CDS encoding conjugal transfer protein TraG encodes MTPTRFLIGQILIIFAIVLAGLWAATQWAAAMLAYQPELGPAWASVGGLPIYPPWALFGWWYHFDAYAPEIFDKAGMLAAGSGFLGCAAAIVGSLWRARQSGVLTTYGSARWAVSAEVNRAGLFRSAGVMLGTLSGRYLRHDGPEHVMAFAPTRSGKGVGLVVPTLLSWTGSAVVHDIKGENWTLTAGWRSLFSHCLLFNPTDPASAHYNPLLEVRRGADEVRDVQNIADILVDPEGALERRNHWEKTSHSLLVGAILHILYADGEKTLARVATFLSDPQRSFVSTLRVMMSTNHLGDDDHPRVHPVVASAARELLNKSENERSGVLSTAMSFLGLYRDPTVAEVTSRCDFRIADLVDGTRPCSLYLVIPPSDISRTKPLVRLVLNQIGRRLTERLDGARQHRPLLLMLDEFPALGRLDFFETSLAFMAGYGIRAFLIAQSLNQIEKAYGEHNSILDNCHVRVAFATNDERTARRISDALGTATEQRAMRNYAGHRLAPWLAHVMVSRQETARQLLTPGEVMQLPPEEELVLVSGLAPIRARKLRYFEDRNFTARLAPPPQVEPGPYPDRPPVRGDDWTERRGRTDARLEQAPEAGTGEEEGLQQQRHPGLPEQTNKAAEVDAARPPELVPDDEDVAADKKAMDQARGLSAVARGYAVNEGAGRDLVPGV; translated from the coding sequence GTGACGCCGACCAGATTCCTCATCGGGCAGATCCTGATCATCTTCGCGATCGTGCTCGCCGGCCTGTGGGCTGCGACCCAATGGGCTGCGGCGATGCTGGCCTATCAGCCGGAGCTCGGGCCCGCATGGGCATCGGTTGGTGGTCTGCCGATCTACCCGCCCTGGGCTCTGTTCGGCTGGTGGTACCATTTCGACGCCTATGCGCCCGAGATCTTCGACAAGGCAGGGATGCTGGCGGCGGGCAGCGGCTTCCTGGGGTGCGCTGCGGCGATCGTCGGGTCGTTGTGGCGGGCACGGCAGAGCGGCGTCCTGACCACCTACGGATCGGCACGCTGGGCGGTTTCAGCCGAGGTGAACCGCGCCGGCCTGTTCCGTTCTGCCGGCGTGATGCTCGGGACCTTGAGCGGCCGCTATCTGCGGCATGACGGACCCGAGCATGTCATGGCGTTTGCGCCGACGCGGTCGGGGAAGGGCGTCGGCCTCGTCGTGCCGACCTTGCTGTCCTGGACCGGCTCGGCCGTCGTGCACGACATCAAGGGCGAGAATTGGACGCTGACGGCCGGCTGGCGGTCGCTCTTCTCGCATTGTCTGCTGTTCAATCCGACCGATCCGGCGTCGGCGCATTACAACCCCCTGCTGGAGGTCCGGCGCGGCGCTGACGAGGTCCGCGACGTCCAGAACATCGCTGACATCCTCGTCGACCCCGAGGGGGCGCTGGAGCGGCGCAACCATTGGGAGAAGACCAGCCACTCCCTGCTGGTCGGCGCGATCCTCCACATCCTCTATGCGGACGGAGAGAAGACGCTGGCCCGGGTGGCGACCTTCCTGTCGGATCCGCAGCGCAGCTTCGTCTCGACGCTTCGCGTCATGATGAGCACCAATCATCTCGGCGACGACGACCATCCCCGGGTGCATCCGGTGGTCGCCTCCGCGGCGCGCGAACTGCTCAACAAGAGTGAGAACGAGCGCTCCGGCGTGCTGTCGACGGCGATGTCGTTCCTCGGCCTGTACCGCGATCCGACCGTCGCCGAGGTGACGTCGCGCTGCGACTTCCGGATCGCCGACCTTGTCGACGGCACGCGGCCTTGCTCGCTCTATCTCGTCATCCCGCCGTCCGACATCAGCCGGACCAAGCCGCTGGTCCGCCTCGTCCTGAACCAGATCGGACGGCGCCTGACCGAGCGTCTGGACGGGGCGCGGCAGCACAGGCCGCTGCTGCTGATGCTCGACGAATTCCCGGCGCTCGGGCGGCTCGACTTCTTCGAGACCAGCCTTGCCTTCATGGCCGGCTACGGCATCCGCGCCTTCCTGATCGCCCAGAGCCTCAACCAGATCGAGAAGGCCTATGGCGAGCACAATTCGATCCTCGACAATTGCCACGTGCGGGTGGCGTTCGCGACCAATGACGAGCGCACCGCCAGGCGCATCTCGGACGCGCTCGGCACTGCCACCGAGCAGCGCGCGATGCGCAATTATGCCGGGCACCGCCTTGCGCCGTGGCTCGCCCACGTCATGGTCAGCCGGCAGGAGACCGCCCGCCAGCTGCTGACCCCGGGCGAGGTGATGCAGCTGCCGCCGGAGGAGGAGCTGGTGCTGGTCTCCGGGCTTGCGCCGATCCGTGCCCGCAAGCTGCGCTACTTCGAGGATCGCAACTTCACCGCTCGTCTCGCGCCCCCGCCGCAGGTGGAGCCGGGGCCCTATCCTGACCGGCCGCCGGTGCGCGGCGACGACTGGACGGAACGGCGGGGCCGTACCGATGCGCGCCTCGAGCAGGCGCCCGAGGCTGGCACGGGTGAGGAGGAGGGCTTGCAGCAGCAGCGTCACCCCGGCCTGCCCGAGCAGACGAACAAGGCCGCCGAGGTCGATGCCGCGCGCCCGCCGGAGCTTGTGCCGGACGACGAGGACGTCGCCGCGGACAAGAAAGCGATGGACCAGGCACGAGGCCTCAGCGCAGTGGCCCGCGGCTATGCGGTGAACGAGGGCGCCGGCCGCGACCTCGTTCCCGGAGTGTGA
- a CDS encoding Crp/Fnr family transcriptional regulator, whose amino-acid sequence MLYNPLTCKLEQVVDLAHEDRVLVDALCSEDVTEVGAKRDIVRNGEVPDKVHLILEGWAARYTVLPDGSRQITAFLIPGDFCDLHVDILEKMDHAIGALTPCRVAHLDPEVLERITSERTALTKGLWRMTLIDSAVLREWIVNVGRRDAYEAVAHILCEMHLRMKAVGLVEDDTFSLPITQEELADATGMTAVHINRTLKRLRSEGLVEQHHREMTVLDVGGLREAGGFNDDYLHLRQSRRGRGHPA is encoded by the coding sequence ATGCTGTATAACCCGCTGACCTGTAAACTGGAGCAAGTGGTCGACCTTGCCCATGAGGATCGGGTGCTCGTTGATGCGCTTTGCTCGGAAGATGTAACGGAGGTGGGCGCAAAGCGAGACATCGTCCGCAATGGTGAAGTTCCCGACAAAGTCCATTTGATTCTTGAAGGTTGGGCAGCACGTTACACGGTGCTACCTGACGGGTCGCGCCAAATTACCGCGTTCCTGATCCCGGGCGACTTTTGCGACCTCCACGTAGACATCCTAGAGAAGATGGATCACGCCATCGGTGCACTGACGCCGTGCAGGGTCGCCCATCTCGATCCTGAAGTGCTGGAGAGGATCACCTCGGAGAGAACGGCGCTAACAAAGGGCCTGTGGAGAATGACACTGATCGACTCCGCCGTCCTTCGGGAGTGGATCGTCAACGTGGGTCGTCGCGACGCTTATGAAGCCGTCGCTCACATTCTCTGCGAGATGCACCTGCGGATGAAGGCGGTTGGCCTCGTAGAAGATGATACCTTCAGCCTCCCTATCACGCAGGAAGAGCTTGCGGACGCGACCGGCATGACAGCCGTGCACATCAATCGGACGCTCAAGAGGCTTCGTTCAGAGGGGCTGGTCGAACAGCATCATCGTGAAATGACCGTTCTCGACGTTGGCGGCTTACGCGAGGCCGGTGGCTTCAACGACGATTACCTTCACCTTCGCCAATCGCGCAGGGGAAGAGGACATCCTGCTTAG
- a CDS encoding transposase, whose product MMGERTVMQEALFYGFSLERHVPDDHLLRRIDRFVDLSSIREHLRPYYSETGRPSVDPELMIRMLIIGYTHGIRSERRLCEEVHLNLAYRWFCRLDLAAAVPDHSTFSKNRHGRFRDSDLLRRLFEATVERCMAEGLVGGEGFAVDASLIKADANRQRGVSGSEGLPADATSHAVQEYLAVLDDAAFGAATPVAPKFISIADPASRWTAAEGGFAYFAYSTNYLIDLKHAVIMDVEATTSIRQAEVTAQRRMIERTQDRFGIWPQKLVADTGYGSAENLAWLVHERGIEPHIPVFEKSSRSDGTFSRSDFTYDHKRNVYICPAGKQLMHYRRAFSTPRVGVDEHGLMRYRASLADCRACALKARCCPTQPQRNVQRSIHEGARDMARDIAKTDAYLVSRCERKKVEMLFAHLKRILKLDRLRLRGPNGAKDEFHLAATAQNLRNLAKLIPSGAPAMAG is encoded by the coding sequence ATGATGGGTGAGCGGACGGTGATGCAGGAGGCGCTGTTCTACGGGTTCAGCCTGGAGCGCCATGTTCCCGACGACCACCTGCTGAGGCGTATCGACCGGTTCGTCGACCTGTCGAGCATTCGCGAGCATCTGCGGCCCTATTACAGCGAGACTGGTCGGCCCTCGGTCGATCCGGAGTTGATGATCCGCATGCTGATCATCGGCTATACGCACGGGATCCGCTCCGAACGGCGGCTGTGCGAGGAGGTGCACCTCAACCTTGCCTATCGCTGGTTCTGCCGTCTCGACCTCGCTGCCGCGGTGCCGGATCATTCGACATTTTCGAAGAACCGGCATGGCCGCTTTCGTGACAGCGATCTGCTGCGGCGCTTGTTCGAGGCGACGGTCGAACGCTGCATGGCCGAAGGTCTGGTCGGCGGCGAGGGCTTCGCGGTCGACGCCAGTCTGATCAAGGCCGACGCCAACCGGCAGCGGGGCGTCTCCGGCAGCGAGGGACTTCCCGCGGACGCGACGAGCCATGCGGTGCAGGAATATCTGGCGGTGCTCGACGATGCCGCGTTCGGCGCGGCGACGCCGGTCGCGCCGAAGTTCATTTCGATCGCCGATCCCGCCTCGCGCTGGACTGCGGCCGAGGGCGGCTTTGCCTATTTCGCCTACTCGACCAACTATCTGATCGACCTCAAGCATGCGGTGATCATGGATGTCGAGGCGACCACGTCGATCCGCCAGGCCGAGGTGACGGCGCAGCGGCGAATGATCGAACGAACCCAGGATCGCTTCGGGATATGGCCGCAGAAACTGGTGGCGGACACCGGCTATGGTTCGGCCGAGAACCTGGCGTGGCTGGTTCACGAGCGTGGCATCGAGCCGCACATTCCTGTCTTCGAGAAGTCGTCACGCAGCGATGGGACATTCTCGCGGTCCGACTTCACCTACGACCACAAGCGCAACGTCTACATCTGTCCGGCCGGCAAGCAGCTGATGCACTATCGCCGTGCCTTTTCCACGCCGCGCGTCGGTGTCGATGAGCATGGTCTAATGCGGTATCGCGCCTCCTTGGCAGATTGCCGCGCTTGCGCCCTCAAGGCGCGCTGCTGCCCGACACAGCCACAGCGAAACGTGCAGCGATCGATCCACGAAGGCGCACGCGACATGGCGCGCGACATCGCTAAGACCGATGCCTACCTGGTCTCCCGCTGCGAACGGAAGAAGGTCGAGATGCTGTTCGCGCACCTCAAGCGCATCCTGAAGCTCGATCGCCTCCGCCTCAGGGGGCCAAATGGAGCCAAAGACGAGTTCCACCTCGCCGCCACCGCCCAGAACCTCCGCAACCTCGCCAAGCTGATCCCGAGCGGGGCTCCTGCGATGGCAGGATGA
- the trbE gene encoding conjugal transfer protein TrbE, with the protein MLNLAEYRSRADRLADHLPWAASVAPGVVLNKDGSFQRSFAFRGPDLESATEAELVSACARANNALKRLGSGWALFFEAERREAQGYPEGRFPDAASWLVDQERRAGFEAAGRHFESVFHGTLLWLPPADGKDAAARTLVERPGEAQGRDWRAALAGFVAETDRVLDLLSGFMPEVRALGDAETLTYLHGTISDRRHRVGVPETPVYLDAVLADTPLVGGLEPKLGALHLRTLTLLGFPSLSRPGLLDALNHQDFGYRWVTRFIALDTSEATRALTRIRRQWFNKRKSVTALLREVMYNQPAQLLDSDADNKVVDADLALQLLGADHVAFGHLTTTITVADTDRARVEDKVRAVERVVNGLGFTCIRESVNAVEAWLSSLPGQVYANVRQPLVHTLNLAHLMPLSAVWAGPEANRHFGGPPLLHAQSSGSTPFRLSTHVGDVGHMLVVGPTGAGKSVLLALIAFQFRRYAGSQVYIFDKGYSARAAVLAMGGAHHALGQEKDGGGDLAFQPLRAIDDPAERSWAAEWITALLAQDGVAVTPEVKEVVWSALGSLASAPAEERTLTGLAILLQSAALRTALAAYTLEGPYGRLLDAAEQGLALCDVQCFETEALMGRTGVVAPVLTYLFHRLEERFDGRPTLLVLDEAWIFLDHPLFAARIREWLKTLRKKNVAVLFATQSLADIARSAIAPAILESCPQRILLPNDRAIEPQSREAYARFGLNDRQIELVSRATPKRHYYLQSARGNRLFELGLGPIALAFCGASDPASQARIDALLAEHGPEAFAARFLESAGLDWAADLLADFPDDQPKE; encoded by the coding sequence ATGCTGAACCTCGCCGAATATCGGTCGCGGGCGGACCGTCTCGCCGACCACCTGCCCTGGGCGGCGTCGGTGGCGCCGGGCGTGGTGCTGAACAAGGACGGGAGCTTCCAGCGCAGCTTCGCCTTTCGTGGTCCCGATCTCGAAAGCGCGACCGAGGCCGAGCTCGTCTCCGCCTGCGCCCGCGCCAACAATGCGCTGAAGCGGCTTGGCTCGGGCTGGGCCCTGTTCTTCGAAGCCGAGCGGCGGGAGGCCCAGGGTTATCCGGAAGGCCGCTTCCCGGATGCGGCATCCTGGCTGGTCGACCAGGAGCGCCGCGCCGGCTTCGAGGCGGCCGGCCGCCACTTCGAGAGCGTCTTTCACGGGACTTTGCTGTGGTTGCCGCCTGCGGACGGCAAGGACGCGGCCGCGCGCACCCTCGTCGAACGGCCGGGTGAGGCGCAAGGGCGGGACTGGCGTGCGGCGCTTGCCGGATTCGTCGCCGAGACCGATCGGGTGCTCGATCTCCTGTCGGGGTTCATGCCGGAGGTGCGGGCACTCGGCGATGCCGAGACGCTTACCTATCTGCACGGCACGATCTCCGATCGGCGCCACCGGGTCGGAGTGCCGGAGACGCCCGTCTATCTCGACGCGGTGCTCGCCGACACGCCGCTCGTCGGCGGCCTCGAGCCGAAGCTCGGTGCCCTTCACCTGCGCACGCTGACCCTGCTCGGATTCCCGAGCCTCAGCCGTCCCGGCCTGCTCGACGCGCTCAACCACCAGGATTTCGGCTATCGCTGGGTAACCCGCTTCATCGCCCTCGACACGAGCGAGGCGACGCGGGCGCTGACCCGAATCCGGCGGCAATGGTTCAACAAGCGCAAGTCGGTCACCGCCCTGCTGCGCGAGGTGATGTACAACCAGCCGGCGCAATTGCTCGACAGCGATGCCGACAACAAGGTCGTCGATGCCGATCTCGCCCTGCAGCTGCTCGGCGCCGATCATGTCGCGTTCGGCCATCTGACCACCACCATAACCGTCGCCGACACCGACCGCGCGCGCGTCGAGGACAAGGTGCGGGCGGTCGAGCGGGTGGTCAACGGCCTCGGCTTCACCTGCATCCGCGAGAGCGTGAACGCGGTCGAGGCGTGGCTGTCCTCGCTGCCGGGCCAGGTCTATGCCAATGTGCGCCAGCCGCTGGTTCACACCCTGAACCTTGCCCATCTGATGCCGCTGTCGGCGGTCTGGGCCGGACCCGAAGCCAATCGCCATTTCGGCGGACCGCCCTTGCTCCATGCGCAGAGCAGCGGATCGACGCCGTTCCGGCTCTCGACCCATGTCGGCGACGTCGGCCACATGCTCGTCGTCGGCCCCACCGGTGCCGGCAAGTCGGTGCTGCTCGCCCTCATCGCCTTCCAGTTCCGGCGCTATGCCGGGTCGCAGGTCTATATCTTCGACAAGGGCTATTCGGCCCGGGCGGCGGTGCTGGCGATGGGCGGCGCCCATCATGCGCTGGGGCAGGAGAAAGACGGCGGCGGAGACCTCGCCTTCCAGCCTCTCCGTGCGATCGACGATCCGGCGGAGCGCAGCTGGGCAGCGGAATGGATAACGGCGCTGCTGGCCCAGGACGGGGTCGCGGTCACGCCCGAGGTCAAGGAAGTGGTGTGGTCGGCGCTCGGCAGCCTTGCCTCGGCGCCTGCCGAGGAGCGTACGCTCACCGGCCTTGCCATTCTGCTCCAGTCGGCGGCGCTCCGCACCGCGCTCGCCGCCTACACGCTCGAGGGCCCGTACGGCCGCCTGCTCGACGCCGCGGAGCAGGGCCTCGCGCTTTGCGACGTGCAATGTTTCGAGACCGAGGCGCTGATGGGCCGGACAGGCGTGGTCGCCCCGGTGCTGACCTACCTTTTTCACCGGCTGGAGGAGCGGTTCGACGGACGTCCGACCCTGCTGGTGCTCGACGAGGCCTGGATCTTTCTCGACCATCCCCTGTTCGCCGCCCGCATCCGCGAATGGCTGAAGACCTTGCGGAAGAAGAACGTGGCGGTGCTGTTCGCCACCCAGAGCCTCGCCGACATTGCCCGAAGCGCTATCGCTCCCGCAATCCTCGAGAGCTGTCCGCAGCGAATCCTCCTGCCCAACGACCGGGCAATCGAGCCGCAGTCGCGGGAGGCCTATGCGCGGTTCGGATTGAACGACCGGCAGATCGAACTGGTCAGCCGCGCAACGCCCAAGCGCCATTATTACCTGCAGTCCGCGCGCGGCAACCGCCTGTTCGAGCTTGGGCTCGGGCCGATCGCGCTCGCATTTTGCGGCGCCTCCGATCCGGCGAGCCAGGCGCGCATCGATGCCTTGCTCGCCGAGCATGGCCCCGAGGCCTTCGCGGCCCGCTTCCTCGAAAGCGCCGGCCTCGACTGGGCCGCCGACCTCCTCGCCGACTTTCCCGACGATCAACCGAAGGAGTAG
- the trbB gene encoding P-type conjugative transfer ATPase TrbB yields the protein MLRTAMGPAIAAALADARVIEIMVNPDGALRVDILGQGRVATDVTLEQAQVERIIRLVASHVRAEVDAERPIVSAELPPHGQGAGERFEGILPPVAPGPCFSIRKPAARIYTLSDYVRDGIMPAQAARLLSLSVVERRNILVAGGTSSGKTTLANALLAEMAHLDERVILIEDTRELQSPAPDTVALRTRAGFVTMGDLVRSTLRLRPDRIIVGEVRGGEALDMLKAWNTGHPGGIATVHANSAGSALHRIEQLIQEVAVTVPRQLIADAIDTIVFIAGRGAGRRIETIACVAGLDPDGGYALRDLFASPSNHTGD from the coding sequence ATGCTGCGCACCGCCATGGGGCCGGCCATCGCCGCTGCTCTCGCCGATGCGCGCGTGATCGAGATCATGGTCAATCCCGACGGGGCGCTTCGCGTCGATATCCTCGGGCAGGGGCGCGTCGCGACCGATGTGACGCTCGAACAGGCGCAGGTCGAACGGATCATCCGGCTGGTGGCGTCGCATGTCCGTGCCGAAGTGGATGCCGAGCGGCCGATCGTCTCGGCCGAGCTGCCGCCGCACGGCCAGGGCGCCGGCGAGCGCTTCGAAGGCATCCTTCCGCCCGTGGCGCCCGGTCCTTGCTTCTCGATCCGGAAGCCCGCCGCCCGGATCTACACGCTCTCCGACTATGTCCGCGACGGCATCATGCCCGCCCAGGCGGCACGATTGCTGTCGTTGTCTGTGGTCGAACGCCGCAACATCCTCGTTGCCGGGGGCACCAGTTCGGGCAAGACGACGCTCGCCAATGCGCTGCTGGCCGAAATGGCGCATCTCGATGAACGGGTGATCCTGATCGAGGACACGCGCGAGCTGCAGTCGCCTGCACCCGACACGGTTGCGCTGCGCACGCGGGCCGGCTTCGTGACGATGGGCGATCTCGTGCGCTCGACCCTTCGCCTGCGGCCCGACCGGATCATCGTCGGCGAGGTGAGGGGCGGCGAGGCTCTCGACATGCTCAAGGCCTGGAACACCGGCCATCCCGGCGGGATCGCCACCGTTCATGCCAACAGCGCCGGATCGGCGCTCCACCGTATCGAGCAGCTCATCCAGGAAGTCGCGGTCACCGTGCCGCGGCAACTGATCGCCGACGCCATCGACACGATCGTGTTCATCGCCGGCCGGGGTGCCGGGCGGCGCATCGAAACCATCGCCTGTGTCGCTGGCCTCGATCCGGACGGCGGCTACGCACTCCGCGATCTCTTCGCATCACCCTCGAACCACACAGGAGACTGA
- a CDS encoding VirB3 family type IV secretion system protein yields the protein MSHIDGYEAPIHASLGQPILLGGAPRGIAIVNGTIAAAVGLGLQQWLVGLFLWAGGHSVAVFAARRDPDFGPVLLRHLNQKGYWGC from the coding sequence ATGAGCCACATCGACGGATACGAGGCGCCGATCCATGCCAGCCTCGGGCAGCCGATCCTGCTCGGCGGCGCGCCGCGCGGGATCGCCATCGTCAACGGCACGATCGCGGCGGCCGTCGGCCTCGGGCTGCAGCAATGGCTGGTCGGCCTCTTCCTGTGGGCAGGCGGGCACAGCGTCGCCGTGTTCGCCGCGCGCCGCGACCCGGATTTCGGGCCCGTCCTGCTCCGTCACCTGAACCAGAAGGGCTATTGGGGATGCTGA
- the trbJ gene encoding P-type conjugative transfer protein TrbJ, with translation MRTSTRKYLVVTALGIAALGSLACALGISAAPAHAQLKVFDPTNYSQNLLTAARTLQQINNQIQSLQNETRMLSNQAKNLSRIDFPELRQLTGDLEAIDRLMAQAQGLDFGIDGLDARLERLFPQGVDAGIGAHQRVIDAKARLEAARAGFRRAIGVQSQLMANLKADAEALDRIVGRSQGAEGALQAQQAANQLLALTAKQQFQIQTLMAAQYRAEATDAARRAQAEAEGQAATSKFLGSGSAYTPD, from the coding sequence ATGCGCACGTCCACCCGCAAATATCTCGTCGTCACGGCGCTCGGCATCGCCGCTTTGGGGTCTCTCGCTTGTGCGCTTGGCATCTCTGCAGCGCCCGCGCACGCGCAGCTCAAGGTGTTCGATCCGACCAATTACAGCCAGAATCTGCTTACCGCGGCGCGGACGCTGCAGCAGATCAACAACCAGATCCAGTCGCTACAGAACGAAACACGGATGCTGAGCAACCAGGCGAAGAACCTGTCCAGGATCGACTTCCCGGAGCTGCGGCAATTGACCGGCGACCTGGAGGCAATCGACCGGCTGATGGCGCAGGCGCAAGGGCTGGATTTCGGGATCGACGGTCTCGACGCACGCCTGGAGCGGCTGTTTCCGCAGGGAGTCGATGCGGGGATCGGCGCGCACCAGCGCGTGATCGACGCCAAGGCACGGCTGGAGGCCGCGCGGGCGGGGTTCCGCCGGGCGATCGGCGTCCAGTCTCAGCTGATGGCCAATTTGAAGGCCGACGCCGAGGCGCTGGATCGGATCGTCGGCAGGAGCCAGGGCGCCGAAGGCGCGCTCCAGGCGCAGCAGGCCGCGAACCAGCTGCTCGCGCTGACCGCCAAGCAGCAATTCCAGATCCAGACTCTGATGGCTGCCCAATATCGTGCCGAAGCCACGGACGCGGCACGCCGCGCCCAGGCCGAGGCGGAGGGACAGGCCGCCACCAGCAAGTTCCTCGGATCCGGGTCCGCTTACACGCCCGACTGA